In Sphaeramia orbicularis chromosome 5, fSphaOr1.1, whole genome shotgun sequence, the genomic stretch TCAtaaaatgtttgtgtttatggTTGAGGACTGGACCAACAGAAGGATAACAAGGTGATTCAGGGACTAGGTGTCCaagagaaaaagactgagaaccactgtgttatgggtccgatcaagtggtAACACTTGGACACATtctgtgttcaacagtctctgtcatgtaagcagagtaacttctatgcatgtattatacatattagaGTAGGTATTtagaagcactttaacattatgtagaacAACATtgggggagataaaatttttagataaaaaatgtcatattattgctcagtaacacgtggacttgaaacgtcacattcaaaatatgtggtccttgacagaaattgatatcaagtaggacaaaacctttcagatattatgttcagctatgctgaaaataaatttggaataaaatattgaaaagtcttgaaaagttttattgacatgacaatgtggtaacacgtggacaggttgccatagtaacaggtggacaactctttaccattgtatgtatCACCTACAACGTATCAAAAGATCATAACTTTCTGAAAGTttgactcaaatatctgaattataagtaacttgaaagttaaaaattggtatttttgtggtaacgtgggcagggccttttaagcaactcacaaatgttcaaactcataaatatcaataatattaacaaaataatgaaaatctaattctTGAAACTTaataatcatctatataatcaacagattaaataaattttgaaatttttacctccgccaaggaggttatatttttgccgccattggtttgtctgtctgtccatgtgcaagataactcaaaaagttatggacggatttggatgaaaatttcaagaaattgAAGGggagggctgatctgccttggtggaggtctgtgctctccgaatgcttttctagtttagaaaTAATTTTTAGTGTCAAATTCCAGCTATGGCTATGATGTAAAAAATACAATCGATAAAAtgggttgtaacttttttctatAAGTGGTGTTTTAAAACGGattacagttccataaaatagagatctttagctaaaaaattagcccacttgataaatgatgtgtgcaaatgtactttttcatgttgatcttcacttttgcttgatcagaCCTTTATGTTTGCTGTCATTTGTTGAATTATGGATCAGAATAAACTGTAACAGTTCTAATCTTGTccggatgattccaaacagatcttcagtGCAGATATTgactgcctgttaaaaggaagtgcTTCCTACTGAGTGAGTGATCCAGTCTGTGCAGATCGTGGTATGGAGCTCAGAAGGATCTTGTATTTAAAACACTTCTTTCTTTCTGGCTTTCATCagaaaaaatgatgcaaaaaattaaaatgtaacaGAACATGCATTTTAAGTACAATGTACCTCAGCATCACCATTTTATATGAATAAAAGGATAACAAATAAAAGGAGGATAAATTAAAAACAAGCAgaaaagacacatgtatttataaaacttttttatttatttttttaaatcgaagGCTAACTGAAATGTGACTGAGTCATACCAAGTTctgtgacaacaacaacaaaccattGTCTTCTGTTTGTAACGCAcaagagaagaaaaagacaacatAACAAACCCAGCAACATACAGACCAtccaatataaataaaaattaaactgtTTCCATACACAAACAAGCCATTATTATCAGTGAGAATAAGTAGGCCTCTATATAGGTGTGTGAGCCATGCTGAGACAGGCGACGGGCTCGGTCTAAATGCTGAAAACTCCACATTCAAACCTGTTTCCTCCACTGCACGTCAATGGAAGAAACACAAGTTCAGGTGGTGGATTTGAGCAGCTTGGGTTCCTGCGAATGTATCTAGACCCAACTGATAGTTAAAAACTTCAGAGTTTTCTCCAAATCTGGACTGGGTGTGTTTGCTTGGGAATCCTGGCGCTATTGCACAAGTCTCCCCGTTTTCATGCTTAGTGACGGGAACGACAACTTGTCCAATAGTGGCTGCACCAGAGCACTCGCTGCCATGTCCTGAAAAGTCGAGGCTtgtttaaacacacacataaatactgCAAACAAAAGAGTGTTTTCATATATTCTCTTCGACATTGTCGGCGGAAAGGGGGCGCCACGCAGCGCTGATTCAAAGAGCGGAGAAGCAAAACAGAGGACAAGACGACGGATGCACGGTGGCCAAAAATACAACGGGAAGGCTTTCTTCACACTGCCTTTTTGTACTTAGCAAACATATACGATTTGAGAGAAATCTATACAGTTTAACTAAACTGAGCCTGCAGTTTTTAACCTTTCAACATCCACTCTTTTCATGAAACCCTAACCCTTATTCTGCACTAGGGTTAAGGCTAAAACAGAAGTGTAAGGCATATGACTGAAACACAACATAAACCACGTCAGTATAAACACAAATCTAATCCTAAAGCGGGTCCCCagtgacctggtggatgttaaaaggttttAAAACAAGTACCAGAAGCTGGAAAAAGACTTCGGTATAGCAAAGCCTTCCCAACAgatcaaaatcaaaaacagataTAAGTTCAAGTCAGATGGAACTTGTTGCCTTTTTGTCAGCAGTCTCATTAAAGAGGATTGTTTATCTTTGGAAATGTCTTCAGTGATATTGTGGACAGAAATCAGAAGTGACATGTTTGGAAGGAAAGGATTGTGTAGAGGTCAGAGGAAAACATTTCATGTCCAGCTCATGTTATGTTCCAGTAAAAGCTCCCATTAACACAATTTGTGTTATTGTTAATTTGACTGACTCTGGAACACAACATCAGGAACTAAGGGAAGCCCATTTCTgtcagaaaaatgtgaaaaaatgaatgaaaagaacCATGTTGTAAATGTTAAATCTTCTAAAAGTCATGATTTTTAAGCCTTGGTCAAATCTGATGTGTGATTTTTCTCAGAAGACATgtaacattttttcttacatatAAGTTGAGTGTTTGAAGAGTAAAATAAATAGAGTAGTTGTAGTTTTTTACATTCGTGACATCTCCTGGCACACTTGGGCTTCTATACttgatgtttttggggtttttttggagcTGTGTTAAAAGGCAACAGTAACAGAGGATTTGAGGAGCTCATTGCACTACGAGGCGTTCTATAAACAAATGAAGTCTCGCTTCAGTCCAACACCAGAAGGCACACATGTAGACGCTGGGCCGGCCGACGAGACATGGCGATTAGGGTTAGAAATGGACAAACTGCCAGCTGCAGATCAGGTGTGTTAGGTAGTTTTACACTCtacatgtttgtttttacaaagagaaaataaaatgtttttgtgtggTCGATAGATTAAAGGAACATCTTTTAGTTCTCAagtgaacaaacaacaacaatgaaaaaaaaaaagtacacttaGCACACTACGTTAAAATATAACTAATATCATCAAAAAGGCAAATAGTAGGTGTATTGCAACGCTCTCTGCCACATCACTGTCAAaaacatcttcatcatcatcatcatcatcatcatcattatcatcatcaatcTCACCATCCAATCATCTGAGACAATAAGGAGGCGTGGCCTGGGATGATTGACAGCCCAAAGTAGCCACTCACATTTAGCTCTGTCTCAGCACAGGCAGGCACACTTGTACGACATAGCAACAATTAAGCGATGAACGTTTTctgaggagacagacagacagacagacagacgggggGGTATGGAGCATTGTCATTGGACAGAAAGGCAGGCATCTCTATGGAACAGGAAGAGCTCActcagagaggaagaggaaggagttGTGTTTGTGGTCTACTGTGAAGAGGAATGTGAGGACAgtgcacctgtgtgtgtgtttgtttagtctgaagtgtgtatgtgtgtgtgtttttgtgtttagttttCGTCTAGACAGCTCGAGGTCTTTCCCAGGGCATGTCAGCGTATGttagcagcacacacacacacacacacacacacacacatacacacacacacacacacacacacacacacaaaacacacacacacacgcacttcgCTCTGGGAAAACCATGGTCTGTTGACTTTCCTCTGCTGTGTTAGCTCTCATGCTAAGTGGCTTAAAGCAGAGAGAAAAGGCTGAGCAGGGCAAACACATACAGATTATCACAGGAATCTGTTCATAACTGCTCTCATATGGCAGTGGATAAAAAGTCTGATTCAATATCAGCTGATGTCTCTGCTTTTTTGTTACTGTAAAAACAGACATGACATTTAAAGTTTGGATGTAATAAATCTGACTTTCTCAGATTCATCTAAATATCCAGATCCATCAAAAACTGCCATCTATAAATGTCTCAAAATCCAGTGTTATAgagtttgaacttttttttttttttttttttttataaaacccCTACATACTAAGTTTACACAAAAAGAAGCATGTAATTTCATGTTTCAGGAGCAAAATTTGGGCATTTTtgcaagaaaaatgaaaacattttactCTGTGAGTGGCAATCTGTAGATGTAAGCAGCTCATCCAAaggtaatgaaaacataactgttattttcagaatattatattccatttttcCAATTAGACCTTCCTAAATCTCTAAATCTTACACTGACCCTttagagaaaataaaaatgtcatcTAATCATATGGAGgtgatatgtgtttgtgtgtttgtgtcctcctcctgtctgtttaTATCATCAGCCAGCGCAGGTTTCCCTGAAGTGACAGATTGGTCCTATACTGTTGTCAGTTTTCACATAAAGTTGAATTCTTGCTATTATTATTCCCTGTGAAGTCCAGCCTCTTCATACCCGCTGCAAACCCTCCAACACAAAAAACCTAAACCGATccaaaaagtaaagaaaacacaTGGCAGAAAAGGAAAGCACATGGCTTTAGTGTTTGAGTGGGGGAGTGGGGGGGTCACAGTGATATTTTCACGCTGATTGATCTAATAATCATCATTCCTGTTAGCCGCTTTTGGTCAAAAGATTAACAACGTtcgctatgattttttttttttttgtgtgttttcttcaaGTGCTCAAGTTACGTAGGACAACAGGAAGAAGGGCTAGGTGAACCGCACACATGACTTCTGATTACTCACAAGGCCTTTAACTTCTCAtgctcatttttcatcatttcatttgaGTCACAGAGCTAAACATTACTCACTCTCTGACAGCTGGAAACATTGATGAGTGTAGTTCAATAAAgacatatttctgtttttttaaggatTACAAGGGATTTCAAATAAATGGTTAGCTTTGTAACTCAAGTTGGTGCTGTGTTAAAACACCTGTGCATTTCAGGAGGAAAGAAAAGGTAAAGTTATGGCAGGTTCACCACGttagattaaattaaaaatgGTTTTTGGCATTGAAACTCTCAAATCTTCTGTGGCTACAAAGTGAAGCTTGAGGAGTTTTGGCTGTTGTTTGGTTTGGGTTCTGTGGAGGGCGCTGTTGCATAAAGACTGGACGTTAAAGGACACTGACTTAATATAAATGGTAGTAAAACCATCATCAGGTCAAAACAGAGAACTTTCATTTACATAAGTTATAATGTTTTTGACTTTGATATTCACACTTTTAAAGAGACGACACCAGACCAGTTGCTATTAACACTCGTGTCACTTTTCAACACTTCAGTGTGTCTAGTTTGCGACAACCCATCTTGTGCTGTGTTCAACAACACACAAAGAGTTCTGGACCCAATAGTAAACGTCCAACAAGAAATTACACCGACCAGTGATTCAGTACTGGAGCTGAGTAAGAAAAAACTGTCCAATATCTTATAAGCTACTCATCTATGTGAATGtgtaaattgcaaaaaaaaaaaaaaaaaagaggagggagggaggattgCGTGAAAAATTGATTTGACAGCTAAAACACTTAGACAGATATTTAAATGGTTTACTAATAGTTTTGCTAGTTGTTTGTTTGGGCTCtaaatttgtgaaatgttttgtcacttgtaaaatgttttcattatgtAGAATAGTTTGAAATCACACATGAACATGAGAGCATATTAACAGAATACATTTGGCCCAATAGCACGCGGAAAacctttttacattaaaatatgggtgcaggttttttttctctttttttgcttattatcaaaACATGGCACCAAATGGACCATTCTTTACTAACTCTGTGATCAgagagtttatttatttcaatatttcaaTTTTTCAATATTTCAATTAAAATTTTGCCAAACTTTATTTTATCCAAATTCCAAGTTCTCCTACTTTTGCTTCTCAACATGCTTATATTGGTCAAATCCAACTTTGAGAATTGACTCCTTCTGCTTCATTTatttaattaccccaccccccaaaggggaggcaaggggtattgtttttgtttttctttgtttgtttattaaaattttagcagcaaaacttttggttgaattcataccaaactgggtttatagattaccagtgatccagaatgtatgtcattacattttggaaaaaagtaggtcaaagttcaaattttttaatgaatttttaaaaccttttttcccatttacttataatgaccaaaatttcaaatgtctataaaaacatcaattttgtttcaatttacttcaaacttggcacataaataGAGGCAACTGTTATACATCACatatgtatttttcacatttcgagtaaatttttgtaaattttttttttccccatttacctaACATTGTGGTAAAGTATAGAGAAATCAGCCAAATAAAAGCATCCATAAATTGGTCATTTCTAATCAactcattctgaaaaaaaaaaattaacttgttttaaaaaatgaatgcCATTGAGGAACTGATTACACAGATAtaatgacatcagttggatcgatgccaaaataagctacaatgcatacgaagggcggggtttgttgtgcctggcaccacttgtttctgaCTGTTTACCCCTTGTTGGACAGATACATTTTGGGCACAGAACTCTTTGCATCTTTTAAAAGTGTGAGTCAAAAAGTGAAACAACTTAAGCTGAACGATTAGAAAAGTGTTTTTACTGTGGCCTGACGCTGGCTGACACAAGATTGTTGTCTCGTTCCTGGTGCAGTAAAGTGCTCGGAGATGCCTGCAAAGAGAGTGAAACACACCACAGGGCTGTGTGTACAGTAGAGGAGTGTGCGTTATGACAAAGGCAGGGGaagggtgtgtgtttgtgaccaCAGCAGTGCACAGCCGGTCAGTGTTTATCACACACACTGAGGGCCTGTATAGCCAGCTGGCTTATTAAACTATCACCAACTCTGcacctctctctctgtctttaccCAACAAATCATTCCgacattaaaaaaaccaaaacaaagaaacaaacggcCGGTTTAAAAACTAACTCTAAAACTAACATTAGTAGCACATGTAATACATCGTCTTGATTAGTCATGACATTCGTTCGTGTGACAAAAAGTCTGATTACCTCGTATGTGCTTCACTTGTTTGGTCGAGGTAGTGACAGCCAGCTTTGGGAATGGCTAATGATTTGGCCAAAAAGATACACAGAGGCAGAGAGAGATGCAAACAGAGTTTCTGATTGGGCCCACAGCTTATATATGCTGACTTCTTTTGGCTGACAGGACTCAGACATTTGCATAAACCAGGGATTTTTTTCCATCAATGGTACAGTAATGGTTTGTCTGAGTCTGTTGGTGGCCAAGTCAGTGTTTCCCTTTGATATGTTTTGTGTGAGACCGACTGACTGTGCACTGCTCTGAGTCTGCTCCTTCTATAAACCCCCATGTCTCTCCGTTTAAGCCTGTATAAACAGAACTCCTTCACAATGTAAGTCTCTCTCACACGTTCCATCTGCGCATACTAAAAAATAGTGCAATTCTTTTCAGCATTTATATAAATAACTCTAAATTCGTGCTTTTAAGATCGCTCAGTTtgcatacatgtgtgtatatatatatatccaataTGTAATGTATATACATGGCAACATGTATGTAGCAAAATGTTCATCGTAAAAGTTGGCACCCCAACAGATTACTGATGTTTGTTTCTTTCTAAAACTAGACaacatataaaacaaaaacagaaaagtttaGAAAAATACCCCTACTTTCTCTATCTCTTATCAGTCATATTacccattttttctttttctgtgatgAAAAGTCTTGTGCAAACCTTCCTTAGGagacaaaatgtaaaaagtcaaaataagagTTACAGCGGCAACTCCTGCACTAGTTGGTCAATATAAGGCAAAGGCTTTAGCTCGAGAACTTTTAGCACTGTGCTACAGCTAATAAGCTAAATTAAAAGACtgctaactaaaactaaactcttTCCAAAATGCTCTAAATGTgctaaaatgtctcagtgatgcaGCTAAAGCCTGGCACAGGAATTGCTGCAAAATATCAGACTGTGCAGCCATGAAATAGAGTGAAGACAAAGCAGCAATGGGGGATTATCActagaaaaaaaagaacctgaAAGAGTGAAGAAGATTGCAACCTTTCGCCTGGATACTAAACTTTTGCAAGcgtgaaaacaaacaaaagagaaacagacagaacaaGCAAATATTTATAAAGTCCGAAAACCAGTCTGATGGAGGAAGGATAAGGGGGAGGAGCTAAGGGAAGAATATAGGAGGCTTCTGGAGCCACTCTTCTCTTAACAACCTCTGaggacatcatcatcatcatcatcatcatcagttcaTCCTAAGTGCTCCTTATTCGGTCACTGTGGAAGAGTAGAAGGTCCCTGGTGACCGCAGGACTGATGTGGTTTCCAGAAACCAAGCCGGATCAGTGAGGTGAGGACAGAATGAAGGGAAGCAAAGAGTGAGGATTTTTTTCAACACCCACGCTCAGCTGATCCAGTCAAAGTGGCCAACAAAATTCTGGTGGTTTTTCCCAAGGGGCCACACTGTCAGACCTGCTGGGGCTTCTGGGATTTCTCCTTGGTATTCCTCATGTTCCTGTTGTCCACACTGCCCTGCTGCTGAGGCGGGAGCTGGAGCAGACCATGTATCAGCGAGGACGGGGGAGGAGGCGTCTGTGAGGATGAAACAGTCCGGTTGTGGCTGGGCGTCAGGGATGTCGCGTGGTAGTAGTGTCCAATCACCTCGCTGTAAGCTGGAGGAGCTCCCTCCACTCGGGAACCCTTCTTCTGCTGCCGAGACGCCTCCTGGGCTTCTAACACGCTAATGCCTGAATGGACACTTGGTGGAGGCGCCAGACTGAGAGAGCAACAACAAAGAAACAGCTATGTTAGACTAGAAAAGGAGCCCAGGAAGTTAAATTTAGGACATTTCTACAGGATCCAACATGTTTAGGATTTTAAAGACATTCTCAAGACTATTATGAACGTAATTTAACACCACAgtctgtatttatataaatatttacataaataccaAAGTTcttattttatgcttttatttaatttttcactcatttgtggtttttctacctgtcttgcTTGCTAGTCGTATGTTGCTGCTGTGAAATTTCCCAGCGGTGGAATAAAgtcctatcttatcttaacttcatTGAACCttaagctaaccctaaccctaaacatagGTTGGAGAAAGAGGAAATGTAAGGCCAATATCCATGTCTTAAATGTGAAAGAAAACATCTTCTTGTTTATGTGTTTAACAGGTTTAACACAACCAAACTACATCAGTTTGAATGTGGCTCAAATGGATCTTTAATCCTAACCCTGAAAATGGCTGACCTGGTGATGTCAAGCTTTGTCTAGAGAGCATGGTGTCGATATGGTGTTCCATTCTCATGCATGGGTGTGTTTCTAATACAGGTAATAGTATTGCTACCTGGCCTGCAGACAGGAATTTGTCGGGTCAAGACGCTGGGAGTCGAACACTGTTCTGTTAGGCGGCGCTCTGACCGACTCTCGATTCAGCTCCATCTGCTGCTCGGGGTCTCTGAGCTGCAGGGTACAGGGCCCCTGGTACGGCGGCGGCTCCTCGCCATCTGACAGCGAGATGGTGGGGGGCAGATCAATAAGGCTCTGGGGCAGGTAGGGGTATGTAGGCTGGAAGCGACTGGGAGCATATGTGGGCTGGAAGCGCTGGGACTGCAGAGGAGGAGCCTGGGACTGAGACTCCCGCTGCAGGTAGGATGAGTGGATGCCCCTGTCCTGGGGGCGGGAGTTATATACCTGGTGGTGTGACAGAAGATAACATCATATTACCATTTAAACAGATGCAATGTAAGAGTTTCTATGATAATAACGCAGATTTATGGTAATATGAATGAAAATGGAAGTGAACTGACCTCATTCAGACCGCTGTTTGTCCCTGTGGCCTCAGACGACCACAGACTCCCCTCCTGGAAGAGAGTCAGGAAAATATGTTTGATAAGTGTCCTGATATACTAAAGGTTTGCATACATTCAGTCGTTATAATATTGTCctttacagtttttattagtttagacACTTAATGATATTCTACCTCTCTTTATCGCCTCACTTGCCTTTGAATATGGGCTCTTATTTTCTATGCTCTAAAGACTGGACTGGAAAATCAAGTATAAGTTGCTGTGCTCATGATCTTCAAACGAATTGCAGGAATATTAGAGACACACTTCTATTTTATCCTCGGGGCATTTCACATCGCTCACATTTGTGCATACATTACTTCTGTCTGATCTTGTTTTAGCTGATTCATCTATGACCTTGGGTATTCTTAAGGGtcttttatttgctttttgttgtgtttttgtctattttaccGTGCAATAAGAGGCCTTCACCTCTGTATGAGTTTGAAAGCCCGAAAAAAGTGACAATGGagaatatatgtgtatgtgtggcaAAAAGTAACCGCCAATTtctgaaaaaatcttcaattctgTTAAACAACACACATCAAAAacaacactccaaaaaaaaagaacataagtaGAGACAACGCGTTGCCAGCTATATGTCCACTAGGGGGCTCTACTGGTGCACAACACCCCTTTAAGGATTTGAAATGTTTATTAATTGGTTCCAGAGTAACAAAGGCAGTTTGAATCGGTGCTAAGGACCTTTCCCAAACTTTTCATGTAGGTTGTTCGTCACCTGTCTCTCTGGAtgtatgtgtgtcagtgtgtctgtctgCTTATCCTTATTAACTGGGACCATAACTCCCCTGACTTCATCAGAAGGAGCTCTGTGAGTGTATTTATGTGTCATACTTTACTCACTACAGACtggagacgcacacacacacacacacacatcagtgatTCAGTAGCAGGTGATTAAGGGAGCACAAGTGAAGTCATATGTTTGTAAAAGCCTCAGGTGGAAGTGGAAGTGTACGTGTGTGACTTGAAATAGTTGCCGCAGCCCTTGATGGAGAAATGAGTCAGTGTGTTAGCTTTAGCCTGCAGCGGCGTTTAATCACTGTGATCACATGCTGTCACTCTACACAGATTCTGTCTTTCATTAACAACTGTCCTCTCTGTGACTCATCAGCACTGTAGGAAGCCCATTAATAACAATATATAATTTCAACCACTTTAATTTCATACATCATAGCACTTGCTTCCAAAGATCTTCCTATGCATACAATTGTCTACAAGTATTTACCGTCAGTGACATGCACCGATTAAGTTCCACTGAACGTGAAGTTTTGCGACTCTTTTTGTGGAACCATGGTCTCCAAAGAGATCCACAAATGCATGTTTGTGTTTCAGCATGCATGTAGTTAGCTAACATCATTTGTGCTTGTTAGAAATGATTGCTTGCATTATCTTCCTGACCATGATTGAGGTTCTGATAGTCCATCCAGATCTGAGTGGTAGGTAGAGAGGTAAAGGTAATTAGATTAGGAGTGGCAAAGCACATAGTAGAATCAGAAACATTATGGTTACTTCCTTTAATAGGCTTCAGCTACCCCGGGATCATTAAAGCACCCCCCCAAAAATTTCGCATTtcaatttattttcttatttaattttatCTATACATTAGTTATACACATTCCAactcaaatcaaaataaataaaaaatatgaattaaaaaaatcaatttgccGAAATATGCACATTATTAAATTCAGCCAATGGTGCAGTGCTCATGTAAAACCTTTGACCCTATGCTTCTCTTCGGACATCAAAAGGTAAGGTTTTTGTGGCAGCAgtgtgttaaataaatgtatttgggGATTAAGACACCTATTTCGAATTcttgtttttatctatttatgcTCATCTATATTATGGATATGATATGAAATGAGCCCTTTGTTGATTTGGAAGCTGCAGTGTTGCTAATTGGCAGCAGAATCAGGTGGGTTCTGTAACTgaggctgtagtgtgtgtgtgtaaaatgcagtgcTTTTACAGGCTCAGTTGTTGCTTATTTTTGATTAAGAGTGTTGTATTGAGGCAAGATTCTACATGGACTTTCAGGTGAATATTACATTTTAACATAGACCTTTTAAGCCGTGGTGAATGGCTGTTAAATACAAACACGCATGTGTGCATATAGGTCTGTGTGTGTCATGGGTCTTGgtatgacattaaattatgaatttAAGAGCGCCATCACAAACAAATGTCTAGTGCTGTCACTGCTTCCCTTACAGCTCAGTCCTTAACAAAATATTCTGCCTTCTGTCCCATGAGTGGCAAATAAAATCTACACCAACAACATGACAAAGTTACTTCCAATTTTAATATAAATGCCAACTTTAATTTGAAATCAGGCAAAAACCAAccaaataaatgcacaaaaacagcaGAACATATAATGCAGGTGTTGTAATGTCTGCCTTACATTGGCCAATGGTAGGTGTCTCCGGCGTGCGGGGGCATGTCTGGACAGGAGAGAGCGTGCTGAGAGGCGGTAGTGGTTTAGCAGGCAGGTGAtgaccaccaccatcaccatcatgaCCACCATGATCACCAGGATCTGGACAAACTCCAGCTGGGCTGCAACGACATGGACACAGGTTTAACACGGTGCTCACACTCAGTTTACTCATAATGTTCAACATTTACAACgcacaaaacatcacatccacAGGCATTATGGGAAGTGTAGGTTACACTGTTTCCACAGGCAAAGAGATATAAGATCTGGGTATATATTGACACCAATTGTTTGAATTTTATAATATTtcttaaatttttctttttttattccaatACACATTGACATTGCAGTCCAAAACACTGAAGGCAGTTTCATGAGATCAAACATTACTAACTTACTAAGTTGACCTAAGATTCAACTCTTTAGTTTAATGTGTCTGCACTTTTCCACTCAAGcagttt encodes the following:
- the pmepa1 gene encoding protein TMEPAI isoform X1, whose translation is MLNLMGVLNATAANVSCTCNCKRYTSLQSMEITQLEFVQILVIMVVMMVMVVVITCLLNHYRLSARSLLSRHAPARRRHLPLANEGSLWSSEATGTNSGLNEVYNSRPQDRGIHSSYLQRESQSQAPPLQSQRFQPTYAPSRFQPTYPYLPQSLIDLPPTISLSDGEEPPPYQGPCTLQLRDPEQQMELNRESVRAPPNRTVFDSQRLDPTNSCLQASLAPPPSVHSGISVLEAQEASRQQKKGSRVEGAPPAYSEVIGHYYHATSLTPSHNRTVSSSQTPPPPSSLIHGLLQLPPQQQGSVDNRNMRNTKEKSQKPQQV
- the pmepa1 gene encoding protein TMEPAI isoform X2, with protein sequence MQPPSGSHNHDNCVQTQLCAQLEFVQILVIMVVMMVMVVVITCLLNHYRLSARSLLSRHAPARRRHLPLANEGSLWSSEATGTNSGLNEVYNSRPQDRGIHSSYLQRESQSQAPPLQSQRFQPTYAPSRFQPTYPYLPQSLIDLPPTISLSDGEEPPPYQGPCTLQLRDPEQQMELNRESVRAPPNRTVFDSQRLDPTNSCLQASLAPPPSVHSGISVLEAQEASRQQKKGSRVEGAPPAYSEVIGHYYHATSLTPSHNRTVSSSQTPPPPSSLIHGLLQLPPQQQGSVDNRNMRNTKEKSQKPQQV